Below is a genomic region from Streptomyces sp. RPA4-2.
CACTCCGAGCTGATGGAACTGAGCGCCGAAGAGTGCCGGGCACGGCTGTCGACACACGGGGTCGGAAGACTCGCGACGGACACTGCCGACGGGCCGCTCGTCGTCCCCCTCAACTACACAGTCGTCGACGATGCGATCGCCTTCCGGACGGCGCCCGGCTCGGCGCCCGCCGAAGTGGTCGACAGCGACGTGGCGTTCGAGGTCGATCACATCGACGAAGCGCTCAGCCAGGGCTGGAGTGTCCTCGTGCGCGGCCGTGCCCGGGCCGTGACGGACGTGGAAGGCGTGCGACGTCTGGAGGAGCTCGCGTACAGCGCTCCGTGGGCCGGTGGCGAACGATCCCTGTGGGTGTGCGTCGATCCGGCTTCCGTCACCGGGCGCCGGATCGACGTGCCCTGACTGTTGGTACCGGCGGCCGCCGCTCCGTCATCCGGCGGGGACCGGTGGGCCCCGCGGCCCGCCGTTCCACATGCGGCAACGCAAGCCACCGCGCCCCCCGAGAGTTGGACCCCGCGATGAATCCCAACGACGGCTTCCGTGAACTCGACCGCGAGGAGTGCCTGCGTCTGTTGTCGCGGGTCCCGATAGGCCGCGTCGTCCACACACGCCATGCCCTGCCCGCCGTTCAGCCGATCAACTTCAACTTGGACGCCGATTCCGCGGTGGTGATGCGGACTTCGGCCGACTCGGAACTGGCCGCCGCGATCGACGGTGTGGTGATCGCTTTCGAAGCGGACGAGGTGGATGCGGCATCCCATTCCGGTTGGAGCGTCGTGGTCACCGGACGCGCCGCGATGGTGACCGATCCAGTCGAGCATGGCCGGCTCACCCGTACCGGCCCGCGCTCCTGGGGGGCCTCGCCCGAGGAGGTTTTCATCCGGGTCGAGCCCGAGCTGGTGACCGGTCGTCAGCTGGCAGGGGGGCGCTCCGTCTACGGGCTGGGGCTGTCCTCGTCCTGATCATCGCTTCGGCACGCGAACGGCTCCGTGCTTCGCCCCCGGGCCATTCGGGGGGATCACGGAGCCGTTCGGGACCTGCCGAACGGGACCAATGGCCCCGGCGGGGGACACGTGGCCACTGACTGCGATGGCGTCCGCCGAGCAGGATCGTACGCGGATCGCGTCGTTCGCAGCCTGTCCCCAGTGGTCCGCGCGAGGAGCACAACTATGCCCCGTACGCCAAGAATTACAGAGAAGGACGCCCCCAACGCGTCGCTCGGACTTCCCTCGGCGACCGCACTCGTGATGGGCGGCATCATCGGTACCGGGGGCTTCGCGCTCCCCTTCGGCCTTGGTGCCCTACGGCACCATCTCGCCGTGGTGTTCGGCGCCGTCACGCACGCGCCGGCGGTGAGCTCGGCTCGCTGTCCAAGCGCGTCCCGGCGAGCGGCGGCCCGTATGTCTACGCTCGTGCGGCCTTCGGCGAGTTCGCCGTTTCCTCAGCGCCTGGTCGTACTGGACCACCGCGTGGGCCGGCAACGCCGCGATATCCCCTCCTCGCCTGCCTCCGTGGTATTCGACCAGGCGGAGAACCGACTGCACACCATCAAGGCCGTGCTCGTCGCCACTGTGGAGAGCTGAGCCATGCGCATCGTCATCGCCCTCGGCGGCAACGCCCTGCTGCACCGGGGCGAAAGCCCCGACGCGGCCGTCCAGGCCGCCAACATCGACCGGGTCACCACCGCGATCGCCGCCGTCGCCCACGAGCACCAGATCGTCATCACGCACGGCAACGGGCCACAGATCGGCCTGCTCGCCGTCGAGAGCGCAGCCGACCCCGTCCTGAACACCCCCTATCCGCTGGACCTGCTGGGTGCCCAGACCCAGGGCATGATCGGTTCCATGCTGGCCCGCACCCTGCACGACGCCCTCCCCAGGCGTCGGATCGCCGCACTGGTCACCCACACCCTGGTCCGGGCCGACGACCCGGCCTTCGAGCACCCCACGAAGTTCGTCGGCCAGGTGTACCCCTACGACATCGCGACGTCGCTCGCCCGCAAACGTGGCTGGCACGTCGCCGCCGACACCACCGGCTGGCGCCGCGTCGTCCCCTCACCGGCACCTGAACGGATCATCGAGACCCAGACCGTCCACGAACTCCTGGGCAGCGGCACCCTCGTCATCTGCGCCGGCGGCGGAGGCGTCCCCGTCACCGCCGACCACGACACCGGCGCGCTGACCGGCGCGGAAGCCGTGGTCGACAAGGACCTCACCGCGGCGCTGCTCGCCGAGGACCTGAAGGCCGACTTCCTGCTCATCCTCACCGACGTGCCCTGCGTCTACGCCGGCTATCGCACCCCCGGGCAGCGGCCCCTCCTCGGCGCCACGCCCGCCGAACTGCGCCGGGGTGGCTTCGCTGACGGATCCATGGGACCCAAGGCGGAGGCAGCCGCCCGCTTCGTCGAGCGCACGGGGGGGCTAGCCGCGATCGGGGCCCTGGACGCGGCGTACGAGATCGTCCACGGCAGGTCGGGCACCCTCGTCCGACCGGACCTGCCCGTCGCGTAAGCGCGTGCGACCTCGGGGCCGAACGGCCCCTGCCTGAGGCCGAAGGGCGCGGACACAGGCACTTCCCGGCCCTCCCTGCGGCGTTCACGCCGCGCGAGTATCGAAAGGGAGACATCCCAGTGCGGAGCAGAGGAGACCACCGGCGATGACAGCGACTGTGACAGCCGGGACGCGGGCACTCGACGCATGGCGTGGCTTCTCCGGCACGCGATGGTGTGAGCGCGTCGACGCGACTTCATTCAGGCCAACTACACGCCGTACGAGGGCGACGCATCCTTCCTGGTCGGCCGGACAGACCGCACCCGTCCGTGTGGGGCACAGTCAGCGCCCTCTTCCCGGACGAGCGGCGCAGGGGAATCCTGGACGTCGACACCGCAACCCCTTCGACGATCACCTCGCACGCGCCCGGATACATCGACCGTGAGCGGGAGCTGATCGTCGGTATGCAGACCGACGCGCCCCTGAAGCGCGCGATCATGCCCAACGGCGGTCTTTCGACACGACGCGCCCCCTGGGGCCCTACTACACGCGGCAGGGCTTCAGCGTCCTGCGGCCCGGGCAGGGCATCGACGTCGGCACCCTGCTCACCGGTGTCCCGCTTCATCTCGGTGCCGGACCGGGCTTGACCTTTTTCCATCAGTGGCGGACCCAGGAAACCTGAGAGCCCCGACGGTCTCAGGGTGTGGGCGCGACCAGCACCGCGCGGCACGAGCAAAGGTCGAGCGCGACGTCACACAGACGAAGCTCGGCGCGGAGTTGTGTGCCCGTCTCCAAGCCGGCTCCTTCGGCCTGTGCGTTGATTACAGAGGGGCGACCTCACCGCTCACAGTGTCGGGGAGGCTGTCGTCGTGAGTGTCGGCTATGACCTCGGCGAGGGTGAACTGGGCGTGCTCAGATGACATCCGATTGTGGACCTCCAAAATGTAGCTGCGGTCGGTGACGCGAGTGACCTGCCTTCTCTGGCGTCGGCGCCCTGACTCAGATCTAGCCTGCGCGTAGGTGTCGACGATGCGCAGCATCGCGCTCAAGGCTTCGGCTTCGGTCCCTTCGAGTTCGCGGTAAGGGGCGTTGTAGCGGAATGCTTCTGACTCGCCATTAGATCGAAGGATGACCCATCGGGGCACGGCGTTTCTCCTCTGCGGGAAGCGGGGTACGCCGAGAGGTCAAAGAGTGCCTCGGCCAGCCCGGGGATGTGACGCCGGGGCCTCATGGCCGCGGCGCCGCGAGGCTATCGGTTCCGCCGACGCATCAGGAGAGGAGCGGGGCGTGCTGGGACGTCTCCTCTCGAGAGCTGTTTCCGGTATCTGCCATCCCGTGGTCAGTCGACACGAAGTGGCGGTCCATACTCCGCAGCGCTTACCCCACCGCTACCTTTCGCTGTCCTGGCACGAACGCCATACACCTGGTCACCAGGTGATCGGCCGGACCAGTGCAGCCGCGCCGGCCCTCGGGTTCGGACGGCTGCTGGTGCTCGCAGTTTCACGGAACCCGTCGGTTTCCGACGAGCACCCCTACAACCAGTCCTGCAGGGCGAGATCCATGTAGAGGCGGTGGGGCTTCCGTCATCTGAAAACGGGAGAGGGCGCCGCGTAGTGCGGCACCCTCTTGGTTCGAGCGGGTCAGAGTTGCCCACTTGCCCGGTAGAAGTTGTTCCTCCTGGTTCTCAACTGCTGGCGTGGCATTTGAATTGGGCGTCGATCTGTGAGGCGGTTCTGGAACCGTCGCGGGTCCAGTACTGCCCATCGGGGACATGCGCTGCCTTGACCTTGCGGACGTTGAACACATCCCCGGTGCCGTCGTCGACTCCGGCGAACGTAACGGAGACGTCGAGATTCGCCGGCAAGGTCTTGGGGTGTGTTCCTGGCTCCGCCTTCAGGAAATCGTCCGCCTTCCACAAGGTGACCGCACCTCGCTTTCCCTCCTGGGTCTTCGGGCCGCTTGCCTGCCAGAGCAGCTTTTCGGAGTCGCTGTCGTACACCTCGACCGTTCCCACCTTGTCCGTGGGGCAGGTGGGCATCTTGACCGAGATGCGGGATCCGTCGATTCGCATGCCGACCACGAGAGACGTCGCCGGGTCGGACATGCTGTAGACGCCGTACACCCATGTGCCGACAGCGGCGAGGACTGCCAGGCCGAGTAGCGACCCCAGCAGCACGAAGGGCCAGACGGGTCGTTGCCGGGATTGGTTCAGCAGTGGTATCCCCCGTCCCTCCATCCGGCGCGGCGTTCCCAACGGTTGTGGCATGGGTTGCTTCCTGCTCTGAGGTACATGTAGCCGAATCGCCATCCGTAGCGCATCCACTGCAGCTTATGTTTGCGTTCGTGGCGTATGCGGGCTCGGGACGTGTAGCGGTTGCTACTGGTGAAGTACGTGGTTCCGCCACGGTCGTGAAGACCGAAGCCCCCGGTGCAGACGCGCATACCATAGCGGTACCGGCATCGGTAGCCGAGATACTTGTGCCCGATGTATGCGAGGCCGACTCCGACGATGCGTGCCTGCTGCCGGTTTCTCCACCTCAGGTAGCCGCCGTAGGCGCGGCTTCCGTAGTGCCAGGCCAGTTTCGCGCCGATGCTGAGGTGGAATCCCCAGAACCTGCCGTCGAGGTCGTAGCGGTTGATCGGGTCGCCGCCGCAGTACTCGTAGGCGTTGGCCGAGCCGCCGGGCACGGGGTCGATGGACAGGAAGCGCCCGGTGGTCGGGTCGTAGAGGCGCACTCCCATGAGGGTGGCGCCGGTGACCGTCTCGCTGGACCGCTCCTTGCTGCCGAGCCAGCCGTAACGGGTGGCGGTGGTGTCGCCCTCCGGGTTGCCGTACTCATCGAAGGCGAGTGCCGTCGGGGCCTGGCTGGTGTCCAGGGGAAGCTCCACGGTGACGTCGCCGTGGATGTCCGTCAGCTGCAAGACGGTGCCGCCCGTGGCGCTGGTGACGGCGCCCAGATCCCCGCCGATGTCCTGGACATCGCGGCTGATCGTCGAGCTGGTCTCCTGGGTCCAGTCGGGGCTGTCGCCGTCGGAGCCGTAGTG
It encodes:
- a CDS encoding pyridoxamine 5'-phosphate oxidase family protein, with protein sequence MNPNDGFRELDREECLRLLSRVPIGRVVHTRHALPAVQPINFNLDADSAVVMRTSADSELAAAIDGVVIAFEADEVDAASHSGWSVVVTGRAAMVTDPVEHGRLTRTGPRSWGASPEEVFIRVEPELVTGRQLAGGRSVYGLGLSSS
- a CDS encoding pyridoxamine 5'-phosphate oxidase family protein, which produces MSEQTSTNASSATADNASGDIGRRIARRREELGLSQEETASRAGTAPGYIRYLEEQCIAMPGKSVLIRLADVLETSVAALRGGDADLPPGIGKAARHSELMELSAEECRARLSTHGVGRLATDTADGPLVVPLNYTVVDDAIAFRTAPGSAPAEVVDSDVAFEVDHIDEALSQGWSVLVRGRARAVTDVEGVRRLEELAYSAPWAGGERSLWVCVDPASVTGRRIDVP
- a CDS encoding carbamate kinase, with amino-acid sequence MRIVIALGGNALLHRGESPDAAVQAANIDRVTTAIAAVAHEHQIVITHGNGPQIGLLAVESAADPVLNTPYPLDLLGAQTQGMIGSMLARTLHDALPRRRIAALVTHTLVRADDPAFEHPTKFVGQVYPYDIATSLARKRGWHVAADTTGWRRVVPSPAPERIIETQTVHELLGSGTLVICAGGGGVPVTADHDTGALTGAEAVVDKDLTAALLAEDLKADFLLILTDVPCVYAGYRTPGQRPLLGATPAELRRGGFADGSMGPKAEAAARFVERTGGLAAIGALDAAYEIVHGRSGTLVRPDLPVA